One Actinomyces marmotae DNA window includes the following coding sequences:
- a CDS encoding preprotein translocase subunit YajC — translation MSIMIMLAAFLIIMWLFSGFARRQQQKIVAEQDRRREEALVAGTWVRTTGGFYGQVVDVDGDVVVLATQLGDESLWNKKAIVCAEEPPFASASEDDDTAGEADDADDAAHATAEHATADSEATES, via the coding sequence ATGTCCATCATGATCATGCTCGCCGCGTTCCTCATCATCATGTGGCTGTTCAGCGGCTTCGCCCGCCGTCAGCAGCAGAAGATCGTCGCCGAGCAGGACCGGCGCCGCGAGGAGGCCCTCGTGGCGGGGACCTGGGTGCGCACCACCGGCGGCTTCTACGGTCAGGTGGTCGATGTCGACGGCGACGTCGTCGTGCTCGCCACCCAGCTGGGCGACGAGTCCCTGTGGAACAAGAAGGCCATCGTCTGCGCCGAGGAGCCCCCCTTCGCCTCCGCCAGCGAGGACGATGACACCGCCGGCGAGGCTGATGACGCCGACGACGCGGCCCACGCCACCGCCGAGCACGCCACCGCCGACTCGGAGGCCACCGAGTCCTGA
- the ruvB gene encoding Holliday junction branch migration DNA helicase RuvB, whose amino-acid sequence MPGRFVGGGADEAERAAEAALRPKRLEDFTGQEVVRGQLSVVLRAALARGAVPDHVLLSGPPGLGKTTLAMIIAAEVGGALRLTSGPAIQHAGDLAAILSSLEEGDVLFIDEIHRLARTAEEMLYLAMEDYRVDVVVGKGPGATSIPLALPPFTVVGATTRAGLLPAPLRDRFGFTGHLDYYAPGELARILNRSAGLLGVGLEPEAASELASRSRGTPRIANRLLRRVQDWAQVHGTPGILDLQAARAALAVFEVDALGLDRLDRQVLEALCSRFGGGPVGLATLAVSVGEEPETVETVAEPYLVREGLVVRTPRGRAATPAAYAHLGLEPPAEGALLV is encoded by the coding sequence ATGCCGGGCCGCTTTGTGGGCGGCGGGGCGGATGAGGCCGAGCGCGCCGCCGAGGCCGCCCTGCGCCCCAAGCGCCTGGAGGACTTCACCGGCCAGGAGGTCGTGCGCGGCCAACTCTCCGTGGTGCTGCGCGCGGCCCTCGCCCGCGGCGCGGTCCCGGACCATGTGCTCCTGTCCGGCCCGCCCGGCCTGGGCAAGACGACGCTCGCCATGATCATCGCCGCCGAGGTCGGAGGGGCACTGCGGCTCACCTCCGGGCCCGCCATCCAGCACGCGGGGGACCTCGCGGCGATCCTGTCCTCCCTGGAGGAGGGCGATGTCCTCTTCATCGACGAGATCCACCGCCTGGCCCGCACCGCCGAGGAGATGCTCTACCTGGCGATGGAGGATTACCGGGTGGACGTCGTCGTCGGCAAGGGCCCGGGCGCCACCTCCATCCCCCTGGCGCTGCCCCCCTTCACGGTGGTCGGCGCAACCACCCGGGCGGGCCTCCTGCCCGCGCCGCTGCGCGACCGCTTCGGATTCACCGGCCACCTCGACTACTACGCGCCAGGGGAACTGGCGCGGATCCTCAACCGCTCCGCCGGCCTGCTCGGCGTGGGCCTGGAGCCCGAGGCCGCTTCCGAGCTCGCCAGCCGGTCGCGGGGCACGCCGCGCATCGCCAACCGGCTCCTGCGGCGCGTCCAGGACTGGGCTCAGGTCCACGGGACCCCCGGGATCCTCGATCTTCAGGCCGCCCGCGCCGCGCTGGCGGTCTTCGAGGTCGACGCCCTGGGCCTGGACCGCCTCGACCGGCAGGTGCTGGAAGCCCTGTGCTCCCGATTCGGCGGCGGCCCGGTGGGCCTGGCGACGCTCGCGGTGAGCGTGGGGGAGGAGCCGGAGACGGTGGAGACCGTGGCCGAGCCCTACCTCGTCCGCGAGGGCCTCGTGGTGCGCACGCCCCGGGGCCGCGCCGCGACCCCCGCCGCCTACGCGCATCTCGGACTGGAGCCCCCCGCCGAGGGCGCCCTGCTCGTCTGA
- the ruvA gene encoding Holliday junction branch migration protein RuvA: protein MIASLRGTVVAVSLTSAVIETGGVGLAVLATPTTLSALRVGAEALLHTELIVREDSLTLYGFAEADERDCFRVLLGAKGVGAKLALAMLAVHTPDALRRAIAAEDVAALKRVPGLGPKGAQRIIIDVGDKLGPPLGQEPPASRGEPIAADGAAEDGEPHPDVVAALVQLGWNEASAREAVLAVGPGLAAPGQAPAVPEILRAALRWLGGGRRG from the coding sequence ATGATCGCCTCGCTGCGCGGCACCGTCGTCGCGGTCTCGCTGACCTCGGCGGTGATCGAGACCGGGGGAGTGGGCCTGGCCGTCCTCGCCACCCCCACCACCCTGTCCGCATTGCGCGTGGGCGCCGAGGCCCTCCTGCACACCGAGCTCATTGTGCGCGAGGACTCCCTGACCCTCTACGGATTCGCCGAGGCCGACGAGCGCGACTGTTTCCGGGTCCTGCTCGGGGCCAAGGGCGTGGGCGCCAAGCTCGCCCTGGCCATGCTCGCGGTCCACACGCCTGACGCCCTGCGCCGCGCCATCGCCGCCGAGGATGTCGCCGCCCTCAAGCGCGTCCCCGGCCTGGGGCCCAAGGGCGCGCAGAGGATCATCATCGACGTCGGCGACAAGCTCGGGCCCCCGCTCGGCCAGGAGCCCCCCGCGAGCCGCGGCGAGCCCATCGCCGCCGACGGCGCGGCCGAGGACGGCGAGCCCCACCCCGACGTCGTCGCCGCGCTCGTCCAACTCGGCTGGAATGAGGCGAGCGCCCGCGAGGCCGTCCTCGCCGTCGGGCCCGGCCTGGCCGCCCCCGGCCAGGCCCCGGCCGTCCCCGAGATCCTGCGCGCGGCCCTGAGATGGCTGGGCGGTGGCCGCCGTGGCTGA
- a CDS encoding crossover junction endodeoxyribonuclease RuvC, with protein MDPGLTRCGLGCVDIDPRRRVRLVEVGVVRTPPAQSPELRILAIAEALDDWIARLGPSALSVERVFAQDNLRSVIGVAQVMGVVMLAGARAGIEVAQHTPSEAKAAVTGSGVAGKAQVQAMVARILGLAEPPKPADAADALAQAICHGWRGGGTGADGATEMVSAGGAVRASARTPAQRQWAAAQAAARRTGAVDPRHAG; from the coding sequence ATCGACCCCGGGCTCACGCGCTGCGGGCTCGGCTGCGTGGACATCGACCCGCGCCGCCGCGTCCGGCTCGTCGAGGTCGGCGTCGTGCGCACCCCGCCGGCTCAGAGCCCCGAGTTGCGGATCCTGGCCATCGCCGAGGCCCTCGACGACTGGATCGCCCGCCTGGGGCCCAGCGCGCTGAGCGTCGAGAGGGTCTTCGCCCAGGACAACCTGCGCTCCGTCATCGGCGTCGCCCAGGTTATGGGCGTGGTGATGCTCGCCGGCGCCCGCGCCGGCATCGAGGTCGCCCAGCACACGCCGAGTGAGGCCAAGGCGGCCGTCACCGGGTCGGGGGTGGCCGGCAAGGCCCAGGTTCAGGCCATGGTCGCCCGCATTCTCGGTCTGGCCGAGCCCCCCAAGCCCGCCGATGCCGCTGACGCGCTCGCCCAGGCGATCTGCCATGGCTGGCGCGGCGGGGGCACCGGGGCGGACGGCGCCACCGAGATGGTCTCCGCCGGGGGAGCGGTGCGCGCCAGCGCCCGGACCCCCGCCCAGCGCCAGTGGGCGGCCGCCCAGGCGGCGGCCCGTCGCACCGGCGCCGTCGATCCCCGCCACGCCGGATGA
- a CDS encoding YebC/PmpR family DNA-binding transcriptional regulator, translating into MSGHSKWATTKHKKAAIDAKRGKLFARLIKNIEVAARTGGGDPAGNPTLFDAIQKAKKNSVPADNITRAVKRGSGEEAGGADWQTIMYEGYGPAGVAFLVECLTDNRNRAASDVRVAFTRTGGSLADPGSVAYNFTRKGVVEIAKADGIDEDTILMAVLDAGAEEVIEGADSFEVISEPQDLVAVRTAVAEAGMDYDSAESQFVAGTRIEVDADGARKVLRLVDALEDLDDVQNVYTSVDISAEVAAELEADEG; encoded by the coding sequence ATGTCGGGTCACTCCAAGTGGGCCACCACGAAGCACAAGAAGGCCGCCATCGACGCCAAGCGCGGCAAACTGTTCGCGCGCCTCATCAAGAACATCGAGGTCGCCGCCCGCACCGGTGGCGGTGACCCCGCCGGCAACCCCACCCTCTTCGACGCCATCCAGAAGGCCAAGAAGAACTCCGTCCCCGCCGACAACATCACCCGCGCCGTCAAGCGCGGCAGCGGCGAGGAGGCCGGAGGCGCCGACTGGCAGACCATCATGTACGAGGGCTACGGACCCGCCGGCGTCGCCTTCCTCGTCGAGTGCCTCACCGACAACCGCAACCGGGCCGCCTCCGACGTGCGCGTCGCCTTCACCCGCACCGGCGGGTCGCTGGCGGACCCCGGCTCGGTGGCCTACAACTTCACCCGCAAGGGCGTCGTCGAGATCGCCAAGGCTGACGGCATCGACGAGGACACGATCCTCATGGCCGTGCTCGACGCCGGCGCCGAGGAGGTCATTGAGGGCGCCGACTCCTTCGAGGTCATCTCCGAGCCCCAGGACCTCGTCGCCGTGCGCACCGCCGTCGCCGAGGCCGGCATGGACTACGACTCCGCGGAGTCCCAGTTCGTCGCGGGCACGCGGATCGAGGTCGACGCCGATGGCGCCCGCAAGGTCCTGCGCCTCGTTGACGCCCTGGAGGACCTCGACGACGTCCAGAACGTCTACACCTCCGTGGACATCTCCGCTGAGGTCGCCGCCGAGCTCGAGGCGGACGAGGGCTGA
- a CDS encoding NUDIX hydrolase, giving the protein MTPPRSAPGLAPDGRDPARVPADWRELLGSEEWRLGPEGLPFRRAARVIALREDPEPGILLVLGHDFADAARAWAFTPGGGIADGEGPREAALRELWEETGIRLAADRLIGPVVERSSDFVFNLVTCRQDEVMYLARLERPDTAALEGHLGELDRAGWTDMERDVLDSLRWWGLDELDDAVASGLTVYPESLPILARELMAGWDGAVRAIHERS; this is encoded by the coding sequence ATGACCCCGCCCCGGAGCGCGCCGGGCCTTGCCCCTGATGGGCGCGACCCCGCGCGAGTGCCCGCCGACTGGCGCGAGCTGCTCGGCTCCGAGGAGTGGCGACTCGGTCCCGAGGGGCTGCCGTTCCGGCGCGCCGCCCGCGTCATCGCCCTGCGCGAGGATCCCGAGCCGGGGATCCTCCTGGTCCTGGGCCACGACTTCGCCGACGCCGCCCGCGCCTGGGCCTTCACCCCTGGCGGCGGCATCGCCGACGGCGAGGGGCCCCGCGAGGCGGCGCTGCGCGAGCTGTGGGAGGAGACCGGCATCCGCCTGGCGGCCGACCGGCTCATCGGGCCCGTCGTCGAGAGATCCAGCGACTTCGTCTTCAACCTCGTCACCTGCCGCCAGGACGAGGTGATGTACCTCGCCCGCCTGGAGCGCCCCGACACCGCCGCCCTCGAGGGCCACCTGGGCGAACTCGACCGCGCCGGGTGGACGGACATGGAGCGCGACGTTTTGGACTCGCTGCGCTGGTGGGGCCTGGACGAGCTCGACGACGCCGTCGCCTCGGGCCTGACCGTCTACCCCGAGTCTCTGCCCATCCTGGCCCGCGAGCTCATGGCCGGATGGGACGGCGCCGTCCGCGCCATCCACGAGAGGTCCTGA
- a CDS encoding PrsW family intramembrane metalloprotease has protein sequence MTAPGSSGWAPRAGYRRSAWAPRPTHREDVFASSAAPDWADPVAMRRVRRRRVVVGLLVVAGVIGAGIMLYVLASIASSGSSLLQMTLLALVPLTIVLTTVWWIDRWEPEPLGMLLLAFLWGVGVSTAVSLVANTSATMLLAGATNDFRYVSAVITAPLVEESTKGLGVLLIFLLARHSFNGAVDGIVYAAVVAAGFAFSENILYFLQNQDNLARTFVLRGIMSPFAHIMFTACTGVAIGASARMRSRLAWLWLTPMGLAGAICLHAFWNGALSSDLMLYFIVEVPLFVAAIALVLVLRWRERLRIRARLREYGQSGWYHEAEVTMLTTSAGRRAARRWARRRGPGAKRAMRDFQAASVQLANLRQGAMEGHSVSDFAASERTLLDRVMDSRAAYMGQR, from the coding sequence ATGACCGCGCCCGGAAGTTCGGGGTGGGCGCCGCGCGCGGGCTACCGGCGCTCGGCCTGGGCCCCCCGCCCCACCCACCGCGAGGACGTCTTCGCCTCCTCCGCCGCCCCCGACTGGGCCGATCCCGTCGCCATGCGCCGCGTCCGCCGTCGCCGCGTCGTCGTCGGACTGCTCGTGGTGGCCGGCGTCATCGGCGCGGGCATCATGCTCTACGTGCTGGCCTCCATCGCCTCCAGCGGCTCCAGCCTCCTGCAGATGACCCTCCTGGCGCTCGTCCCCCTGACCATCGTGCTGACCACCGTGTGGTGGATCGACCGCTGGGAGCCCGAGCCGCTCGGAATGCTGCTGCTGGCATTCCTGTGGGGAGTGGGCGTGTCCACGGCGGTCTCCCTCGTCGCCAACACGAGCGCCACCATGCTCCTGGCCGGCGCCACCAACGACTTCCGGTACGTCAGCGCCGTCATCACCGCGCCCCTCGTGGAGGAGAGCACCAAGGGACTGGGCGTGCTCCTCATCTTCCTGCTCGCGCGGCACTCCTTCAACGGCGCCGTCGACGGCATCGTCTACGCGGCCGTCGTGGCCGCCGGATTCGCCTTCTCCGAGAACATCCTCTACTTCCTGCAGAACCAGGACAACCTCGCCCGCACCTTCGTGCTGCGCGGCATCATGTCGCCCTTCGCGCACATCATGTTCACCGCCTGTACCGGCGTGGCGATCGGCGCCTCGGCCCGGATGCGCTCGCGCCTGGCCTGGCTGTGGCTCACCCCGATGGGCCTGGCCGGGGCGATCTGCCTCCACGCCTTCTGGAACGGCGCGCTGTCAAGCGACCTCATGCTCTACTTCATCGTCGAGGTCCCCCTGTTCGTCGCCGCCATCGCCCTCGTCCTGGTGCTGCGCTGGCGTGAGCGGCTCCGGATACGCGCGAGGCTGCGCGAGTACGGGCAGTCCGGCTGGTACCACGAGGCCGAGGTCACGATGCTCACCACCTCCGCTGGGCGCAGAGCCGCCCGCCGGTGGGCCAGGAGGCGCGGCCCGGGCGCCAAGCGCGCCATGCGAGACTTCCAGGCCGCCTCCGTCCAACTGGCCAATCTCCGCCAGGGCGCCATGGAGGGCCACTCGGTGAGCGATTTCGCCGCCTCCGAGAGGACTCTCCTCGACCGGGTCATGGACTCGCGCGCCGCCTACATGGGGCAGCGCTGA
- a CDS encoding glycosyltransferase family 4 protein: protein MRIGLVCPYSMDAHGGVQAHVMDLSTELINRGYDVGALAPASEDIELPDWMTSAGDSVAIPYNGSVARLSFGARVARRVRRWLADGQYDLLHIHEPITPSIGMLALQSATCPVVGTFHAAMDRSLARGLLSPMATPLMERITARIAVSEEARRTLIQYHGGDAVVIPNGVNVAPFASAPKDDPRFAGAPGAPTISFLGRLDEPRKGLAVLAGAIPAVLDAVPGARFLIAGRGQADDQRRELARFGGAVTFLGGVSDEDKAAMLASATCYVAPQTGGESFGIVLVEAMAAGTRVIASDLTAFSDVLQGGRLGSLFTNGDSADLARAIIDVLTRAEAAEARRHAATEAVGRYDWARVTDAVLDVYDMALSTAHTRVTVAPGQRTALGRLRDALDD, encoded by the coding sequence ACGGAGGGGTCCAGGCCCATGTCATGGACCTTTCCACCGAGCTCATCAACCGGGGATACGACGTCGGCGCGCTGGCGCCCGCCTCGGAGGACATCGAGTTGCCCGACTGGATGACCTCCGCCGGGGATTCTGTCGCCATCCCCTACAACGGATCCGTGGCCCGCCTCAGCTTCGGGGCGCGCGTGGCCCGCCGGGTGCGGCGCTGGCTGGCCGACGGCCAGTACGACCTGCTCCACATCCACGAGCCGATCACGCCGAGCATCGGGATGCTCGCCCTCCAGTCGGCCACGTGCCCGGTCGTGGGCACCTTCCACGCCGCTATGGACCGCTCGCTGGCCCGGGGGCTGCTCTCCCCGATGGCCACCCCCCTCATGGAGCGCATCACCGCGCGCATCGCCGTGTCCGAGGAGGCCCGGCGCACCCTCATCCAGTACCACGGCGGCGACGCCGTCGTCATTCCCAACGGCGTCAACGTCGCCCCCTTCGCCTCCGCCCCCAAGGACGACCCGCGCTTCGCGGGCGCCCCCGGGGCCCCGACCATCTCCTTCCTCGGAAGGCTCGATGAGCCCCGCAAGGGGCTGGCCGTGCTCGCCGGCGCCATCCCCGCCGTCCTCGATGCGGTCCCGGGCGCGCGCTTTCTCATCGCCGGTCGCGGTCAGGCCGATGACCAGCGGCGCGAGCTCGCCCGGTTCGGGGGCGCCGTCACCTTCCTCGGCGGGGTGAGCGACGAAGACAAGGCCGCCATGCTCGCCTCGGCGACCTGCTACGTCGCCCCGCAGACCGGCGGGGAGTCTTTCGGCATTGTGCTCGTCGAGGCCATGGCCGCCGGCACCCGGGTCATCGCCTCCGATCTCACCGCCTTCTCCGACGTCCTCCAGGGCGGGCGGCTCGGCTCACTGTTCACCAATGGCGACAGCGCCGACCTCGCCCGGGCCATCATCGACGTCCTCACCCGGGCCGAGGCTGCTGAGGCCCGTCGCCACGCCGCCACCGAGGCCGTCGGCCGCTACGACTGGGCGCGGGTGACCGACGCCGTCCTCGACGTCTACGACATGGCGCTGTCCACCGCCCACACCCGCGTCACCGTCGCCCCGGGGCAGCGCACCGCGCTCGGGCGCCTGCGGGACGCGCTCGACGATTGA